A portion of the Poecile atricapillus isolate bPoeAtr1 chromosome 7, bPoeAtr1.hap1, whole genome shotgun sequence genome contains these proteins:
- the MMACHC gene encoding cyanocobalamin reductase / alkylcobalamin dealkylase isoform X1: MERRVAELRVAERLRSTLGPLGLEAHAFKLTALLPQTESWCAKQLRLKGKPWVGWYNAVLQPAFHLPYPDDTLAFVVLSTPSMFDKALKPFVNKERLKIIRDPVDQCVSHHLSRVKEKFPDQRVDVMFDYEMLPSRKPKFLAQTAAHVAGAAYYYQRKDVKLDPWGKKKIFGVCIHPKYGGWFAIRGLLLFPDIQVPFLEQPAPVDCVSTEEKRIELLEQFNFHWQDGRYRDIIEVKERYSEEQKAYFATPPAERFRLLGLSQEAQRITFH, translated from the exons atggaGCGGCGCGTGGCGGAGCTGCGCGTGGCGGAGCGGCTCCGCAGCACGCTGGGCCCGCTCGGCCTCGAGGCGCACGCCTTCAAG CTCACAGCACTGCTCCCCCAGACTGAATCCTGGTGTGCAAAACAACTTCGTTTGAAAGGAAAGCCCTGG GTTGGATGGTACAATGCTGTTCTCCAGCCAGCTTTCCACCTCCCCTACCCCGATGACACACTGGCCTTTGTGGTCCTCAGCACACCTTCGATGTTTGACAAAGCCCTTAAGCCTTTTGTGAACAAAGAACGACTAAAAATAATCAGGGATCCTGTGGATCAGTGTGTTTCCCACCATTTATCACGTGTGAAGGAG AAATTCCCTGACCAGAGGGTGGATGTCATGTTTGATTATGAGATGCTGCCGAGCCGTAAGCCCAAGTTCCTGGCACAGACAGCTGCCCATGTTGCTGGAGCTGCATATTACTACCAAAGGAAGGATGTGAAGCTTGATCCCTGGGGGAAAAAG aAGATCTTTGGCGTTTGTATCCATCCCAAGTATGGAGGCTGGTTTGCTATCCGGGgtctcctgctcttcccagacATTCAGGTGCCGTTCCTGGAACAGCCCGCCCCTGTTGACTGTGTGAGCACGGAGGAGAAAAGGattgagctgctggagcagttcAATTTCCACTGGCAGGACGGCCGCTACAGGGACATCATCGAAGTGAAGGAAAGGTACTCGGAGGAGCAAAAAGCCTATTTTGCCACTCCTCCAGCCGAGAGATTCCGGCTGCTGGGGCTCTCACAGGAAGCGCAGAGAATCACATTTCACTGA
- the MMACHC gene encoding cyanocobalamin reductase / alkylcobalamin dealkylase isoform X3 produces the protein MERRVAELRVAERLRSTLGPLGLEAHAFKVGWYNAVLQPAFHLPYPDDTLAFVVLSTPSMFDKALKPFVNKERLKIIRDPVDQCVSHHLSRVKEKFPDQRVDVMFDYEMLPSRKPKFLAQTAAHVAGAAYYYQRKDVKLDPWGKKKIFGVCIHPKYGGWFAIRGLLLFPDIQVPFLEQPAPVDCVSTEEKRIELLEQFNFHWQDGRYRDIIEVKERYSEEQKAYFATPPAERFRLLGLSQEAQRITFH, from the exons atggaGCGGCGCGTGGCGGAGCTGCGCGTGGCGGAGCGGCTCCGCAGCACGCTGGGCCCGCTCGGCCTCGAGGCGCACGCCTTCAAG GTTGGATGGTACAATGCTGTTCTCCAGCCAGCTTTCCACCTCCCCTACCCCGATGACACACTGGCCTTTGTGGTCCTCAGCACACCTTCGATGTTTGACAAAGCCCTTAAGCCTTTTGTGAACAAAGAACGACTAAAAATAATCAGGGATCCTGTGGATCAGTGTGTTTCCCACCATTTATCACGTGTGAAGGAG AAATTCCCTGACCAGAGGGTGGATGTCATGTTTGATTATGAGATGCTGCCGAGCCGTAAGCCCAAGTTCCTGGCACAGACAGCTGCCCATGTTGCTGGAGCTGCATATTACTACCAAAGGAAGGATGTGAAGCTTGATCCCTGGGGGAAAAAG aAGATCTTTGGCGTTTGTATCCATCCCAAGTATGGAGGCTGGTTTGCTATCCGGGgtctcctgctcttcccagacATTCAGGTGCCGTTCCTGGAACAGCCCGCCCCTGTTGACTGTGTGAGCACGGAGGAGAAAAGGattgagctgctggagcagttcAATTTCCACTGGCAGGACGGCCGCTACAGGGACATCATCGAAGTGAAGGAAAGGTACTCGGAGGAGCAAAAAGCCTATTTTGCCACTCCTCCAGCCGAGAGATTCCGGCTGCTGGGGCTCTCACAGGAAGCGCAGAGAATCACATTTCACTGA
- the MMACHC gene encoding cyanocobalamin reductase / alkylcobalamin dealkylase isoform X2 yields MERRVAELRVAERLRSTLGPLGLEAHAFKLTALLPQTESWCAKQLRLKGKPWVGWYNAVLQPAFHLPYPDDTLAFVVLSTPSMFDKALKPFVNKERLKIIRDPVDQCVSHHLSRVKEKFPDQRVDVMFDYEMLPSRKPKFLAQTAAHVAGAAYYYQRKDVKLDPWGKKIFGVCIHPKYGGWFAIRGLLLFPDIQVPFLEQPAPVDCVSTEEKRIELLEQFNFHWQDGRYRDIIEVKERYSEEQKAYFATPPAERFRLLGLSQEAQRITFH; encoded by the exons atggaGCGGCGCGTGGCGGAGCTGCGCGTGGCGGAGCGGCTCCGCAGCACGCTGGGCCCGCTCGGCCTCGAGGCGCACGCCTTCAAG CTCACAGCACTGCTCCCCCAGACTGAATCCTGGTGTGCAAAACAACTTCGTTTGAAAGGAAAGCCCTGG GTTGGATGGTACAATGCTGTTCTCCAGCCAGCTTTCCACCTCCCCTACCCCGATGACACACTGGCCTTTGTGGTCCTCAGCACACCTTCGATGTTTGACAAAGCCCTTAAGCCTTTTGTGAACAAAGAACGACTAAAAATAATCAGGGATCCTGTGGATCAGTGTGTTTCCCACCATTTATCACGTGTGAAGGAG AAATTCCCTGACCAGAGGGTGGATGTCATGTTTGATTATGAGATGCTGCCGAGCCGTAAGCCCAAGTTCCTGGCACAGACAGCTGCCCATGTTGCTGGAGCTGCATATTACTACCAAAGGAAGGATGTGAAGCTTGATCCCTGGGGGAAAAAG ATCTTTGGCGTTTGTATCCATCCCAAGTATGGAGGCTGGTTTGCTATCCGGGgtctcctgctcttcccagacATTCAGGTGCCGTTCCTGGAACAGCCCGCCCCTGTTGACTGTGTGAGCACGGAGGAGAAAAGGattgagctgctggagcagttcAATTTCCACTGGCAGGACGGCCGCTACAGGGACATCATCGAAGTGAAGGAAAGGTACTCGGAGGAGCAAAAAGCCTATTTTGCCACTCCTCCAGCCGAGAGATTCCGGCTGCTGGGGCTCTCACAGGAAGCGCAGAGAATCACATTTCACTGA